In a genomic window of Drosophila takahashii strain IR98-3 E-12201 chromosome 3L, DtakHiC1v2, whole genome shotgun sequence:
- the tey gene encoding protein Teyrha-meyrha isoform X2, with translation MESNAFGSSHLPSQALVVLSEAASGLHEALRGQRPFPSRLPDAKDLHNMSLVGNYFNPHLLLNHGMLVANGAAAAAAAAGASPASYFASDRSPLGKPSVLSNFSLPSAFSPPKYIGISLDQNLFNGSESFRTDSASPTCTSHESMEGSQDYDAVEKGESPRSNNSQDPRDLRHLHSAGKGHQALAPSSSSSSSSSCSTSNPAISTATSSVAVSMASHLAASSPHHHPHSHPHPLAHPHAHSHHHGHHVGATPVSTAVTTHHHMAHPHPLSHHHAAHHAALASLSMAGLRAVPGGLSLVSGLQAAAAGGAIPEMCPVCGLKLSAEEWHTHFLTELDRLYKLSAGFERPNLQATYMFAPPCPAQENAIRTSHNRWETFQRIRNNRQNRLRLKVRKRKYGEMYMMESLYCSSCPICKRKYALETGKIPPEDDAKSQEEIETVDVESCNDDVPDSGSELTAPGSGSSATVLPPSSMHNSNAQPGKLDGILYRTGCVINQKDPHPDEHDVSTNVTTASSSSWSGEVNTQPQAHISVKTVSELSSTTHHYYNADSCGVGVNDNNSSSSTNNNSGSNNKDIMMDTASCQNDSDEDVIVDDDDTVKMSSKINYNKIQRRQEEQNVGSSRSLENISPAEERPRSEPQVSSTEPGPMDISHNNNNSSSNNNNNPASKYAESMENSLSQLSSMGVPGLTQLDTKVGISSDLKPDDENKCFICKTGIKDLNTDAFLRGRNFYFHQSCANVMSSYRLNKELLNQAQNQQRAAGNGDSVAATATPRSLSPAQSPQQSVSQVME, from the exons TTACCTGACGCCAAAGATCTCCACAACATGTCACTAGTCGGCAACTACTTCAATCCCCACCTGCTGCTCAACCACGGGATGCTGGTGGCGAACGGagctgcggcggcggcagcggcggcaggaGCGAGTCCAGCGAGCTATTTCGCCAGTGACCGCTCGCCACTGGGGAAGCCGTCGGTCCTGTCCAACTTCTCGTTGCCGTCGGCTTTCTCGCCGCCCAAGTACATCGGCATATCCCTGGATCAG AATCTGTTCAACGGCAGCGAATCATTTCGCACCGATTCGGCCAGTCCCACATGCACATCCCACGAATCCATGGAGGGATCACAGGATTACGATGCCGTTGAAAAGGGTGAAAGTCCGCGCAGTAATAATTCTCAGGATCCCAGGGATTTGAGAC ATCTGCATAGTGCGGGGAAGGGTCACCAGGCACTGGCCCCCTCCTCGTCGTCCAGCTCTTCGTCCTCCTGCTCCACCAGTAATCCGGCCATCAGCACCGCGACCAGCAGCGTGGCCGTTTCGATGGCCAGCCACCTGGCCGCCTCCTCgccccaccaccacccccacTCGCATCCCCATCCACTGGCCCATCCGCACGCTCATAGCCACCACCACGGTCACCATGTGGGAGCAACTCCGGTGTCCACGGCAGTGACGACGCATCACCACATGGCCCATCCTCATCCGCTGTCCCACCACCACGCCGCCCACCACGCGGCTTTGGCCAGTCTGAGCATGGCGGGTCTGCGGGCGGTTCCGGGTGGTTTGAGCCTGGTCAGTGGGCTGCAGGCAGCAGCTGCCGGGGGAGCCATTCCCGAAATGTGCCCCGTTTGCGGATTGAAGCTGAGCGCCGAGGAGTGGCACACGCACTTCCTCACCGAACTGGACAGGCTCTACAAGCTGAGTGCGGGATTCGAGAGGCCCAATCTGCAGGCCACCTACATGTTCGCTCCTCCATGTCCGGCACAGGAGAACGCCATTCGCACCAGTCACAATCGCTGGGAG ACCTTCCAGAGAATAAGAAACAATCGCCAGAATCGGCTGAGACTCAAAGTTCGAAAGCGCAAGTACGGCGAAATGTACATGATGGAAAGTCTTTACTGCAGCAGTTGTCCCATCTGTAAGAGGAAGTATGCCTTGGAGACGGGAAAGATTCCCCCAGAG GACGATGCTAAATCGCAAGAGGAGATCGAAACGGTGGACGTGGAGAGCTGCAATGACGATGTGCCAGACTCAGGGTCAGAGCTAACTGCCCCAGGATCTGGGTCATCTGCCACCGTTCTGCCGCCCTCCAGCATGCACAATAGCAATGCGCAGCCGGGCAAGCTGGACGGGATTCTCTACCGGACGGGCTGTGTGATCAACCAGAAGGATCCGCATCCCGACGAGCACGATGTTAGCACCAATGTGACAACAGCCAGCAGTAGTAGTTGGTCAGGCGAGGTCAATACACAACCCCAGGCACATATCAGTG TGAAAACCGTCAGTGAGCTGTCATCTACCACACATCACTATTACAACGCCGATTCCTGCGGAGTGGGCGTTaacgacaacaacagcagcagtagcaccaacaacaacagcggaaGCAACAACAAGGATATAATGATGGACACGGCCTCGTGCCAAAACGATAGCGATGAGGACGTAATTGTAGACGACGACGATACTGTGAAGATGTCGAGCAAAATCAATTATAACAAAATTCAACGCCGACAGGAGGAGCAAAATGTGGGCAGTAGCAG ATCTCTCGAGAACATTTCGCCCGCGGAGGAGAGACCCCGTTCGGAGCCGCAGGTGAGCAGTACCGAACCGGGACCCATGGACATAtctcacaacaacaacaacagcagcagtaacaacaacaacaatccgGCGTCCAAATATGCGGAGAGCATGGAGAACAGCCTGTCGCAGTTGTCGTCGATGGGCGTGCCGGGATTAACGCAATTGGACACAAAGGTGGGAATTAGTTCGGATTTAAAACCGGACGATGAAAACAAATGTTTCATTTGTAAG ACAGGCATAAAGGATCTCAATACGGATGCGTTCCTGCGCGGtcgcaatttttattttcaccaGAGTTGTGCCAACGTTATGAGCAGCTATCGGTTGAACAAGGAGCTACTGAATCAGGCCCAGAATCAGCAGAGGGCGGCCGGGAACGGGGATTCGGTGGCCGCCACGGCAACGCCCCGCAGCCTTTCACCTGCCCAATCGCCGCAGCAGAGTGTGTCACAGGTCATGGAGTGA
- the tey gene encoding protein Teyrha-meyrha isoform X7: MSDPSGKYNFYLHSAGKGHQALAPSSSSSSSSSCSTSNPAISTATSSVAVSMASHLAASSPHHHPHSHPHPLAHPHAHSHHHGHHVGATPVSTAVTTHHHMAHPHPLSHHHAAHHAALASLSMAGLRAVPGGLSLVSGLQAAAAGGAIPEMCPVCGLKLSAEEWHTHFLTELDRLYKLSAGFERPNLQATYMFAPPCPAQENAIRTSHNRWETFQRIRNNRQNRLRLKVRKRKYGEMYMMESLYCSSCPICKRKYALETGKIPPEDDAKSQEEIETVDVESCNDDVPDSGSELTAPGSGSSATVLPPSSMHNSNAQPGKLDGILYRTGCVINQKDPHPDEHDVSTNVTTASSSSWSGEVNTQPQAHISVKTVSELSSTTHHYYNADSCGVGVNDNNSSSSTNNNSGSNNKDIMMDTASCQNDSDEDVIVDDDDTVKMSSKINYNKIQRRQEEQNVGSSRSLENISPAEERPRSEPQVSSTEPGPMDISHNNNNSSSNNNNNPASKYAESMENSLSQLSSMGVPGLTQLDTKVGISSDLKPDDENKCFICKTGIKDLNTDAFLRGRNFYFHQSCANVMSSYRLNKELLNQAQNQQRAAGNGDSVAATATPRSLSPAQSPQQSVSQVME, from the exons ATGAGCGACCCCAgtggaaaatataattttt ATCTGCATAGTGCGGGGAAGGGTCACCAGGCACTGGCCCCCTCCTCGTCGTCCAGCTCTTCGTCCTCCTGCTCCACCAGTAATCCGGCCATCAGCACCGCGACCAGCAGCGTGGCCGTTTCGATGGCCAGCCACCTGGCCGCCTCCTCgccccaccaccacccccacTCGCATCCCCATCCACTGGCCCATCCGCACGCTCATAGCCACCACCACGGTCACCATGTGGGAGCAACTCCGGTGTCCACGGCAGTGACGACGCATCACCACATGGCCCATCCTCATCCGCTGTCCCACCACCACGCCGCCCACCACGCGGCTTTGGCCAGTCTGAGCATGGCGGGTCTGCGGGCGGTTCCGGGTGGTTTGAGCCTGGTCAGTGGGCTGCAGGCAGCAGCTGCCGGGGGAGCCATTCCCGAAATGTGCCCCGTTTGCGGATTGAAGCTGAGCGCCGAGGAGTGGCACACGCACTTCCTCACCGAACTGGACAGGCTCTACAAGCTGAGTGCGGGATTCGAGAGGCCCAATCTGCAGGCCACCTACATGTTCGCTCCTCCATGTCCGGCACAGGAGAACGCCATTCGCACCAGTCACAATCGCTGGGAG ACCTTCCAGAGAATAAGAAACAATCGCCAGAATCGGCTGAGACTCAAAGTTCGAAAGCGCAAGTACGGCGAAATGTACATGATGGAAAGTCTTTACTGCAGCAGTTGTCCCATCTGTAAGAGGAAGTATGCCTTGGAGACGGGAAAGATTCCCCCAGAG GACGATGCTAAATCGCAAGAGGAGATCGAAACGGTGGACGTGGAGAGCTGCAATGACGATGTGCCAGACTCAGGGTCAGAGCTAACTGCCCCAGGATCTGGGTCATCTGCCACCGTTCTGCCGCCCTCCAGCATGCACAATAGCAATGCGCAGCCGGGCAAGCTGGACGGGATTCTCTACCGGACGGGCTGTGTGATCAACCAGAAGGATCCGCATCCCGACGAGCACGATGTTAGCACCAATGTGACAACAGCCAGCAGTAGTAGTTGGTCAGGCGAGGTCAATACACAACCCCAGGCACATATCAGTG TGAAAACCGTCAGTGAGCTGTCATCTACCACACATCACTATTACAACGCCGATTCCTGCGGAGTGGGCGTTaacgacaacaacagcagcagtagcaccaacaacaacagcggaaGCAACAACAAGGATATAATGATGGACACGGCCTCGTGCCAAAACGATAGCGATGAGGACGTAATTGTAGACGACGACGATACTGTGAAGATGTCGAGCAAAATCAATTATAACAAAATTCAACGCCGACAGGAGGAGCAAAATGTGGGCAGTAGCAG ATCTCTCGAGAACATTTCGCCCGCGGAGGAGAGACCCCGTTCGGAGCCGCAGGTGAGCAGTACCGAACCGGGACCCATGGACATAtctcacaacaacaacaacagcagcagtaacaacaacaacaatccgGCGTCCAAATATGCGGAGAGCATGGAGAACAGCCTGTCGCAGTTGTCGTCGATGGGCGTGCCGGGATTAACGCAATTGGACACAAAGGTGGGAATTAGTTCGGATTTAAAACCGGACGATGAAAACAAATGTTTCATTTGTAAG ACAGGCATAAAGGATCTCAATACGGATGCGTTCCTGCGCGGtcgcaatttttattttcaccaGAGTTGTGCCAACGTTATGAGCAGCTATCGGTTGAACAAGGAGCTACTGAATCAGGCCCAGAATCAGCAGAGGGCGGCCGGGAACGGGGATTCGGTGGCCGCCACGGCAACGCCCCGCAGCCTTTCACCTGCCCAATCGCCGCAGCAGAGTGTGTCACAGGTCATGGAGTGA